The region ctgtgtggATTTCCTCAGGGGTCCCTATTTtactcccacagtccaaaaacatggaggttaggttgatttgtatattctaaattgtcatGTATGAAtgtgatttctctctctcttctctctcttgatttctctcctccctctctctctctctctctctctctctctctctctctctctctctctctctctctctatatatatatatatagatagatagatagatagatagatatagatatagatagatagatagatatagatagatagatagatatagatatagatatagatatatatatatagatatatatatatatatatatatagatatatatatagatatatatagatatatatagatatatagatatagatagatagatatagatagatatagatatagatatatatagatagatagatatatagataatatatatagatatatatatagatatatatatatagatatatatatatatatatctccatgtatatctatatatatatatagatgtatatctatatatatatatatatatatatatatatatatatatatatatatatatatatctccatgtgtatatatatatatatatatatatatatatatatatatatatataatatatctatctctctccatgtgtggggcattgaatCACACAagctttcttgtagtcaatctACACATGAACTTTACTTGAATTGTTGCAAAGCTGACTGTATTTGGGAtattgcttgtgtgtttgcatgacaTTCGAGCAGCAACCTTGGCTCTGACTCATGGAagatcacattcacacactcgaCTACGTTTGCATTAGACGACCATAGCCTTGAAGTTACTCCAGCGTGGTCCCGATCAAATGTGTGATGCATCACTACCAGGATGGTTGCTTTGGAAACTGTTCACAAAAGGGGTCATGTTAGAAGAGATTTTTCTTCTAATTCAACTTTAAAATGCAACTTGGCTAAAATGAAACTTCAGTTTAGAGGAAGAACATTACtatgtgaaaacattttatgcttGTACATCTACCTAATTCATAGTTTTATAAGCAAGAACAGCTCAGAGActgcatatttatattaatcACATGACAGAGACATACACTCAAACTAGAATCATTCTATTACATTATCGGAAAGGGTGATGAAAcacttttatataaaaaaaatataaaaaaaattacattttcttaaaactAGCTACTAACTTAGAACTTTTAGTTATAATGAACATGGTAAAACTGGAAATCTAAACCACTTTCAAAAGTCAAAAGAAATTGTAACGGCATGTTAAGATGTATTAATTGTGTAATTCTTACAAATAATCGCAAGATCTTTAACTATGTACTTTCTTAATCTGTCAATATAATAAATAAGTCGTGCTCACCTGGAACCTTCCGAATTGCAGCTTCAATGTCTGTCCCTGGTCGTGATGCTATTGGACAGAAGACCAGAATTACTCTACAGTCCTCTGCGCTGGTGTGCTCCACTGATTGCAGATGTCTGAGGATCATGTCATGTGCTCCGAGAGTATTGCCACACACAACTGAGTGGATTTTAACtgcaaaaagtaaaagaaaataacagagCATTTAATCCTAATTTTAATCAAGTATTTAGGCAATATTGCAAACTGATATAACGGTGCTCCATAATGCAGATGTAAACCCATTTATGGCCCTCTTAGTGGTGTAATCCTTATTATAAGCTCATGTTCAGGACCTAACTTACCCTGGTGTGATTTACCTATAACTTACCTGGAAGTGAAAAGCGTATGCAATGGGAGGTTGCATGCAGATTTTGGTTTCCTCTTTCTGCATATCTCTCATACAAAGTGAATTCCGAACTACTGGCTGCTTCTTGCATTGGAACTTCACTGAGGTTCTCCATTAGTTCAATGTGTGATTTTAAGAAGTCCAAGGCAGCTGTGAGTTGTTTTTCTACATTCCTCAGAGCACAGAGGTACTCCTTCCAGATACTTTCAGCAGCAGGTTCACCTGTATCAGTCATAACAAAGCAAATAACCCATGCAGTATTGTGAACAAgcatgtaattgtttttttatgcttGAATTCTGTTGTGGCTGTCATATATCCCTAAACGCCAAAAATAACTCACCTCTATCATTTCTCTGAATAAAATTCCTTAATGTATTAACCAGCATGCTTTTGCCTGGTCCTACTGGCTCCTTAGAATGATAAAATAATGATGAGTGTTTAAGGAACCAtgattaaaaacacattagTTGAATGGTATGCAAAACgtaaaatcaaaaataaaaataaagtttaatatGGTCTACAGAGATGATCTGAATCTACAGGTGTATTTCACACCTTTTCTAGACCTATATGAGTCTCTTTAAGGGCAAGTAGCTCATCTCCAGCATACAGTACTTTAAGAAGAGTacataaagtgcataaaatgtCCAAGATCGCTAGTTATTTAAATGTACCTGCACTTCCTCAGTGAGCAATTCCATGATTCTTTTTCGCAGCTGAAAGTTTCTATGACCAGGGAAAAGCTCATTTAAATCTTCCCTTGTCAAGGTAAGCAGCTGTGTGTCATCAATATCTGCATCTACCGAATATagaacattttttcatttaccAAATTTACTGTTCAAAAATGTACCCAAAGAACTGTTTTCCTTATTACCAAATTATGATATATCATTAAAAAACACagattttattaataattcCCAGGCCATTTTGGCCTCTGTAGAACTTCCACCTCGCAGTTctgatattttaatttataaatgttctatacacatacaaatatcaGTATATGATGTTTAGCATCCCTTAGCTCTGCATACAATAATACATATGAGGCGTCCAAAGTAACAAGCATCAGAAAACAATACGACTGACATGGACCAGATACTATTACAGAATAAAGACAAATGTACACAATTGCGATTGGTtataaagagagaaacagaagagggGGAAAGCATAATTGCGGTTCCAGCGAAATAGCACAGTCAATATCCCTCCGCATGAAATGAGTTTTCCGCGAACTAATAGTGACCTACCCTGCAGCACTGGTTTTACCGATACACACAGTTTTTCGATTCGTTCCCTTAGATCCTTATTTGCCTTGCAAAAGAAGAGAGAACATTATTATGCATCATTTAGACTATATTATAACAAATTATGCTTCAGCACATTATGTTATATGGCTAGCTTTCGTAAACTTTGTAGCAGACTTATACAAGACTGAAGCTGACTTCCGGTCCACCTACTGAAAGCTGTTCACTATGCAGTTACATGTAGGGTATATTAcgattaaatatattttattctacaTCGCGCTTACCTTTCTTGTACTTGAGTGATTTAACATGTTGGAAGGAGAAGCAATCCAGTCTTGTGATAATGAAACCGAAAGTTAAATTCCCTTTCCTACTCTGTAACATTAGCCGTAAAACTAATTTAATGTGCCACTGTTCGTTGCATTAAGACTGCATCAGATATCACCACGGACTAGAGACATCACgggtctgtgtgcgtgtctgtagcCGGTCTGCGATCT is a window of Electrophorus electricus isolate fEleEle1 chromosome 3, fEleEle1.pri, whole genome shotgun sequence DNA encoding:
- the si:ch211-245h14.1 gene encoding uncharacterized protein si:ch211-245h14.1, encoding MLNHSSTRKANKDLRERIEKLCVSVKPVLQDADIDDTQLLTLTREDLNELFPGHRNFQLRKRIMELLTEEVQEPVGPGKSMLVNTLRNFIQRNDRGEPAAESIWKEYLCALRNVEKQLTAALDFLKSHIELMENLSEVPMQEAASSSEFTLYERYAERGNQNLHATSHCIRFSLPVKIHSVVCGNTLGAHDMILRHLQSVEHTSAEDCRVILVFCPIASRPGTDIEAAIRKVPVSKATILVVMHHTFDRDHAGVTSRLWSSNANVVECVNVIFHESEPRLLLECHANTQAISQIQSALQQFK